The Carassius auratus strain Wakin chromosome 40, ASM336829v1, whole genome shotgun sequence genome has a segment encoding these proteins:
- the LOC113058309 gene encoding serine/threonine-protein kinase pim-2-like isoform X1 yields the protein MTENRQPAPVGALDTDGGRTMKSFWKWAALHFPSRRKGTYDLAKAEEKYGTEAETQWRDSDDPAPEDLLAAEEQQKHSVLDKNQSERCVHPKDGPITSESRHPHLSVSAAEIDGGREEEGREEKKKKKKSFWKWPALHFPCSGAGTYDLAEVEEKYWTEAGTHWRDSDVDQSVHEHSVQPKDSPTRSEETPVSAGENDGGRTEAGREEVLSTEEQLVQDILDKGHKQYKIGRMLGEGGCGRVYEGTRCEDGLKVAVKCSEKSPDMSYIRVRGHPKRLPMEIGLMLMANNGPSVSQIIKLLDWEDDTDHYVIVMERPVPCVDLFTFVDDEEKLDEGIARNIMRQIIDAAKTCCDRGVFHRDIKLENILVNQDTMEVKLIDFGCGAVMKRSAFKSFCGTKEYCPPEFNLKGRYKAKPTTVWTLGFILFEMLCGDCPTSIDRHKITVNLWTRPGLSKECCQMICDCLQPDPQKRLSLDKMHLHDWFKVRRLRLVKLFVGLV from the exons CAGAGGCGGAAACACAGTGGAGAGATAGCGATG ATCCAGCTCCTGAAGACCTCCTTGCTGCTGAGGAACAGCAGAAACACAGCGTCCTGGACAAGA ACCAGAGTGAACGCTGTGTACATCCCAAAGACGGCCCCATCACATCAGAGAGCCGTCATCCTCATCTGTCTGTTAGTGCTGCTGAGATtgatggaggaagagaggaggaagggagagaagagaagaagaagaagaagaagagcttcTGGAAGTGGCCTGCTCTTCACTTTCCTTGCAGTGGAGCTGGAACATATGATCTGGCCGAAGTGGAAGAGAAATACTGGACAGAGGCGGGAACGCACTGGAGAGATAGCGATG TAGACCAAAGTGTACACGAGCACAGCGTACAACCCAAAGACTCCCCCACCAGGTCTGAAGAGACGCCTGTTAGTGCTGGTGAGAACGATGGAGGGAGAACGGAGGCAGGGAGAGAGGAAGTCCTCTCTACTGAGGAACAGCTCGTGCAGGACATCCTGGACAAGG GCCACAAGCAATATAAAATCGGCCGCATGCTTGGTGAAGGAGGATGTGGCAGAGTTTATGAAGGGACTCGCTGCGAGGATGGACTTAAG GTGGCTGTGAAATGTTCAGAGAAGTCGCCAGACATGTCATACATCAGAGTG CGTGGTCATCCCAAACGTCTGCCAATGGAGATTGGCCTGATGCTCATGGCCAACAATGGCCCCAGCGTTTCCCAGATCATTAAGCTGCTTGACTGGGAGGATGACACAGATCACTACGTGATAGTCATGGAGCGACCAGTGCCTTGCGTGGATTTGTTTACTTTTGTGGATGATGAAGAAAAGCTTGACGAGGGGATTGCTAGAAATATTATGCGGCAGATCATTGATGCGGCTAAAACTTGCTGTGATCGTGGCGTCTTCCATCGTGATATAAAACTGGAGAACATCTTGGTGAACCAGGACACCATGGAGGTCAAATTAATTGACTTCGGCTGCGGTGCAGTCATGAAGAGATCTGCCTTCAAATCCTTTTGTG GCACGAAAGAGTACTGTCCACCTGAGTTCAACTTGAAGGGCAGGTACAAAGCAAAGCCAACCACAGTGTGGACACTAGGGTTCATCTTGTTTGAAATGCTGTGCGGGGATTGCCCTACATCCATCGATCGACACAAGATCACTGTGAACCTCTGGACCAGACCTGGCTTGTCAAAAG AATGCTGCCAGATGATTTGTGATTGTCTGCAGCCTGATCCACAGAAGAGACTCAGTCTGGACAAGATGCATCTCCACGACTGGTTTAAGGTACGGCGTCTAAGACTAGTTAAGCTTTTTGTTGGTTTAGTTTGA
- the LOC113058309 gene encoding serine/threonine-protein kinase pim-2-like isoform X2: MTENRQPAPVGALDTDGGRTMKSFWKWAALHFPSRRKGTYDLAKAEEKYGTEAETQWRDSDDPAPEDLLAAEEQQKHSVLDKNQSERCVHPKDGPITSESRHPHLSVSAAEIDGGREEEGREEKKKKKKSFWKWPALHFPCSGAGTYDLAEVEEKYWTEAGTHWRDSDDQSVHEHSVQPKDSPTRSEETPVSAGENDGGRTEAGREEVLSTEEQLVQDILDKGHKQYKIGRMLGEGGCGRVYEGTRCEDGLKVAVKCSEKSPDMSYIRVRGHPKRLPMEIGLMLMANNGPSVSQIIKLLDWEDDTDHYVIVMERPVPCVDLFTFVDDEEKLDEGIARNIMRQIIDAAKTCCDRGVFHRDIKLENILVNQDTMEVKLIDFGCGAVMKRSAFKSFCGTKEYCPPEFNLKGRYKAKPTTVWTLGFILFEMLCGDCPTSIDRHKITVNLWTRPGLSKECCQMICDCLQPDPQKRLSLDKMHLHDWFKVRRLRLVKLFVGLV; encoded by the exons CAGAGGCGGAAACACAGTGGAGAGATAGCGATG ATCCAGCTCCTGAAGACCTCCTTGCTGCTGAGGAACAGCAGAAACACAGCGTCCTGGACAAGA ACCAGAGTGAACGCTGTGTACATCCCAAAGACGGCCCCATCACATCAGAGAGCCGTCATCCTCATCTGTCTGTTAGTGCTGCTGAGATtgatggaggaagagaggaggaagggagagaagagaagaagaagaagaagaagagcttcTGGAAGTGGCCTGCTCTTCACTTTCCTTGCAGTGGAGCTGGAACATATGATCTGGCCGAAGTGGAAGAGAAATACTGGACAGAGGCGGGAACGCACTGGAGAGATAGCGATG ACCAAAGTGTACACGAGCACAGCGTACAACCCAAAGACTCCCCCACCAGGTCTGAAGAGACGCCTGTTAGTGCTGGTGAGAACGATGGAGGGAGAACGGAGGCAGGGAGAGAGGAAGTCCTCTCTACTGAGGAACAGCTCGTGCAGGACATCCTGGACAAGG GCCACAAGCAATATAAAATCGGCCGCATGCTTGGTGAAGGAGGATGTGGCAGAGTTTATGAAGGGACTCGCTGCGAGGATGGACTTAAG GTGGCTGTGAAATGTTCAGAGAAGTCGCCAGACATGTCATACATCAGAGTG CGTGGTCATCCCAAACGTCTGCCAATGGAGATTGGCCTGATGCTCATGGCCAACAATGGCCCCAGCGTTTCCCAGATCATTAAGCTGCTTGACTGGGAGGATGACACAGATCACTACGTGATAGTCATGGAGCGACCAGTGCCTTGCGTGGATTTGTTTACTTTTGTGGATGATGAAGAAAAGCTTGACGAGGGGATTGCTAGAAATATTATGCGGCAGATCATTGATGCGGCTAAAACTTGCTGTGATCGTGGCGTCTTCCATCGTGATATAAAACTGGAGAACATCTTGGTGAACCAGGACACCATGGAGGTCAAATTAATTGACTTCGGCTGCGGTGCAGTCATGAAGAGATCTGCCTTCAAATCCTTTTGTG GCACGAAAGAGTACTGTCCACCTGAGTTCAACTTGAAGGGCAGGTACAAAGCAAAGCCAACCACAGTGTGGACACTAGGGTTCATCTTGTTTGAAATGCTGTGCGGGGATTGCCCTACATCCATCGATCGACACAAGATCACTGTGAACCTCTGGACCAGACCTGGCTTGTCAAAAG AATGCTGCCAGATGATTTGTGATTGTCTGCAGCCTGATCCACAGAAGAGACTCAGTCTGGACAAGATGCATCTCCACGACTGGTTTAAGGTACGGCGTCTAAGACTAGTTAAGCTTTTTGTTGGTTTAGTTTGA